The following are encoded in a window of Longibacter salinarum genomic DNA:
- a CDS encoding CBS domain-containing protein produces the protein MAAHVRDILKQKGTNVFTVDSDATVFHAIELMVQHNVGSLLVLDPNPDPGESPVEGIFTERDYLRRIALKGRTSRTTKVEEVMTSEVISVSPFNTVKECMQLMTEAKIRHLPVVEDGELQGLISIGDCVRQVSRDAQTEVAHLQSYIQSVVMGRYPA, from the coding sequence ATGGCTGCCCACGTCCGCGACATCCTCAAGCAAAAAGGAACGAATGTATTCACGGTCGACTCCGATGCGACTGTGTTTCACGCAATCGAGCTGATGGTGCAACACAACGTCGGTTCGCTGCTGGTTCTGGACCCGAACCCCGACCCAGGTGAGTCACCGGTCGAGGGTATCTTTACAGAGCGCGATTATCTTCGTCGCATCGCTCTGAAAGGTCGCACCTCCCGCACGACGAAGGTTGAAGAGGTGATGACCTCAGAGGTCATAAGCGTCTCCCCATTCAACACTGTGAAGGAGTGCATGCAGTTGATGACGGAGGCCAAGATCCGTCACCTCCCCGTCGTTGAGGATGGCGAACTGCAGGGCCTGATTTCGATCGGGGACTGCGTGCGCCAGGTCTCGCGCGACGCACAAACCGAAGTCGCCCACCTTCAGAGCTACATCCAGAGCGTGGTCATGGGACGGTACCCTGCTTGA